From the genome of Solanum stenotomum isolate F172 chromosome 5, ASM1918654v1, whole genome shotgun sequence:
GTATGGTCTCCAGCTGCTGCTTCACATCCAAACAAGCTTGTGTCAAATCAGCATTTCTGGGCAAATTGTTAGCTTTCTTCGAATCATCTTTCGCTATATATTCGATACCGATCTTATTCATCACCAGCAATGGACAGTGACGGAACGAAATGCCCGCCGGCGATGGGAAGTTGGTGTTCCCTAGGATAACAGTATCCGGATCCTCCACTGCAGGAACTTTAGGAAACCTGAGACCCCATCGGAAATTCACCACAGCACGGTTTCTCACAGGTAACGAAGTACGGGCACTGACAACCGCGCCGGAGAACAAGTTTTCCACAGCTCCGGCGACGGCAGATTCCTCCGGGAAAACCCCCACTTTGCTGCCGAGAAACGCTGCTTTCTCTTGGAAATAATCGGTTTTCATCACCGGAGTCTCGAAACCGTTTTGAATCGGATCAATCCCATTCGGTTTCGAGTTCAAACTCTTCGTAAGAGCCGAAGAGGAGTGTGATTTCTTCACACAAAAATCCCCAAATTGAGGTTTGAAATGAATGAAGAAGCTAGGGTTTTGATTCCCAACCAAATTAAACTCAGCACTCATGGTAAACGGACTAGATACCGGAGACCCAAAATGCCCAATCCCAGTTTTGAACACAAAAGTAAACGGATTGAACGAATCATTCGGCCGATAAGCAACTTTGAACGAAGGCCCAGAATCGAACAGAGTTCCTAGACTCAGCGATAACTCCTTCGATTCGCCGGCAACGATTCCTGATTGGAACGGAAAGTTCAACACGCTCAGAGGAACTTTAGCTCTGATTAATGGTTTTTGTTCATCGCGAAACTTGATTGAAGCTTTCATGTTTGTTTCTGTTTGACGAAGACCCAATTTAGAAAAAGGGATTAAGAACAAAACCCAATTCTCCGATTTGGATTTGGATGAGTAACGAACAGAGAAAGTGAGGGTTTATATAGCTGgatcttgaagaagaaagagggtTTAAGGGTTGCAATGGAGCGGAGATTCAGCTGAACTGAGCTGGCAGTGGTGAATGGGGTTTTTGGATTATTTGGGGAGTCTAGTGACTAAATTACCCCTAATCAAATAAAATCATCATTAAatagtagtaattaattaaggaaaaatataaaattggaCATAAATTCATACCATATATGgtattatattaattcaatCTATACATTTAAATAACTACCTAGTATTCcactatttattaattatctatCAAATTTGGAGTAAGATATATATCTCAATATATCTGTCcttgaaaaaacataaaatgaagtTTTACCCACATAATTATTTCTCTGAAATAGAGTTCTATCGAAGAAGATGTTTTTTTGCCGGAGAGGAGAAAGAGACGAAGGGGAGAGGATGAGTGATGGTGGTTAAAATATGTATCGAATAAAATATACACATGTCTCTAAGCATTTTCGCTGGAGACAACAACCTCTTCTCGGGGAGGAAGTGAAAGAATTTATCTCACCCTTAATGTGGATTTAAAAAAGAACACTACAATCACGAGACAAATTATAAGTTATCTCATGATTCTATTCCAATCAAACATGAATTAAAATCATCCTAAAATTAATCTCAAAATTAATCATCCCTTATCTCTTATAGTAAATGAGTCCTTAAAGTTCTAAATCCACTTTTCAATTTGGGTTTATTGTCAACTTGGAACTTTATTGTATGAACTAACTAGTCATGTTTAAACAAATCGACAAAAAATGTTGTTGATGGCTTTTTAGGAATTTAACAAATATATGATGATTTGGATTGATATAAGTAGGATTTTAGAGGGAAATGCcatgttttatatttttgaaattcaaattttgtatttgttgCAACTAAGGAAATTTGTGGCCACCTATCTGTAACtgattgaaattcaaattttaaatcattccaatcatttattttgacttcttataggttttttaattaatttattaatactgaagttatgtttggaaacaaatttccagaattCAGATTCGATTTGAAGTTCATacttaaatttttgaaatatcttTGTCATTTAAATTGCGTTTTCATTTTGTGATTATTGTAATTTCACATGAGAGATTGAACatgtttattaaaaaattatacaatataaataaggAGGCAGAAGTGTATGTGTTTGCATGTATATTCAACTATCctgacatttatttttattttattgaactTATTACTCTGCCATACCTATGgatattatttatacaaattaatttgtcatgattaattataaattaaagtaaGAATATGCATAAATTAACTATTATAATTCAGACAAAGTGTATGATAATAGATGTGTTATGTATTTACTAGATTGGTGTGGAGATATGAGAACTATTAAGTTTTTAAACTCAATATACAAGCAAACATTAAATACGAGTTGAACATTGAGTTTTTACACGGATTGCCCATATTTCAGGattctcttcaatttttgtCCATATTGCTCATGTAATGAAAATATATGGGCCAATATGCCCCTATACATGACCGAATTTTGCTCAGTATAAGTTGAGAGAACTTTTGTCTCGTTCTGTAATCGTAAGAATCAAATTATCTGACATAAGTTGTGTAGTATCTAATTCACTCGACATAAATCATGCCTCTTATGACATAACTCGTGGAATCTGAAACTAAATCTCACTAAACATGAATTAAGTTATGCCTTCTACATCATAACTTGTTTATCTTAAATTGAACTTTATCTCAATTGACATAAACATTTGTGCAAATTATCCAAAagaatatatttacccaacttcCTAAAATAGCCACAAAATCTAATTGAACTTGTACTTAATAATGGGCCTATTACTTATTATGGGCTATTAACCAACAAATAAgcccaaaaaaggaaaaaaagccCTAAAAGAGTAAAGTCCAATAACTCACGTGCTACGTATACGCTCACATCACAGCACGTGACTTTCCCTTATTTAAGATTTcgctcaaaaaaaataaattcagaaaATCCCGCGCGGATTCCAAATTCCCACTCTTAACTAAATTTAAATCTGAACATTCAAATCCGGAAAAACTAATATACACTCACTCCGCCCCCCCTTTCTTCACCAAAAAAAACCCTAGTTCTACTGTTTGGGTTACCGGATTTGACCCGGCGATTTTGCTTCTAGTTCTTGAGTTTTTGTTGTTTAAAGTAGATTTTTGTTAGTGGTTTTGGTTTAGTTGATCTGTGAGGTAAATTTGAAGCTATGGATTTCAGAAAAAGGACTAGAAATGATGTTGGTGCTAATGTTAATGGCGGTGTGAAGAAATATAAGCCAGGTGAAAATTATGCTGTTTATATATGGctataattgtttttatttatgtatgtatagtAGATGTTGATTCGTTTTGTGTTTAGTTTGTTATATTATGATACAATGGGTGAAAATCCTTACTCTGCCCCTTTGTGTCTAGTGTTTAGTTCTTCGGTGATGTTTTTTGTGTTAGTTTTAGGGTGGTTTATTTGCTATGTTATGTGCGGAGTGTGGATTATGGAGTGTTCATTTGAATTTCTACTGGTATTAAGAAGTTAGTAGATTTCATAGTATTTATGTGGTTTAGAACCCTAAGTTCTCAGGTTCGAAACTCAGTGGAGACGAAAAATATATTAGGTGTTTTTTCATATCTGAgtcttggtggacagagttacatGATATCTGGTGCTGGTGTGAGTTGATAGGTATCttgtggaattagttgaggtggaCGAAAGCTGGACTAGACACCATGATtaacgaaaaaaaataaataggattTACTCTATAGGgaaaaagagaaattgaatTCTTGTTTTATGAGGTGAAATTCTTCTAGCTTTTTGAATATATAAGAGAGGATGAGTAGAATGTATTAGAGCACTTCCTGTCCACTTCTGTGTACTCAGAAAGATGCAGAGCggattttgaagtttatctcATTTGTGCCAAAGGAACTGATCAATGAATGTTCTGTTATGGAATAAGAGGTTTAAGCATTGTAGTATTATGTGCATAGGAGTTGTGTAGATGGACCAATGAGGATGTATGAGAGATTGGCTGAGGTTGGCctaaggagagagaaaagtaGGCTTAAGGAGTTTTGGGGAGAGTTGATTTGGTATGGCATAATGCACCTTGAGTTTATTGAGGGTATTACACATGGCATGAGGGTGTGGAGGTGGAGTATGTCATGGTAGACTGTTAGTAGGCTGCCAAGTGCTCTCTCCCCCCAAAAGtattagtttcatttttacGTTTTTTATTCGTAAATCTATAGTTTTACTTGTTTGTTTCTTCCATTTCGCTTAGCATATTATCTTGCTGTTGTTACTTGTTACTGTGCAATAAGGTTTGTGTACACTCTACGATCCCCATGCTCCGCCTGCTGGgattatatttagtatgttGGTTTATCCTTGCCTTTTGGAGTccaatgacatatttatgtctCCTACATAGTGGTGATGGAGCATGTAAACATCGTTTCAGCTGAACCCAACAAATCTTAAATATGTGGAGAATCATCAACAAAATTACACACTTGGATGTTTCTGCCATTTATGTTATGGGTTCAAATGTAAAAGTGTTAGCATTGACCCCATCAAATTTAGAATTTGGATGCGTTTATGCACATCTTACTTATGATGgaaacattaatatactgatttTCTTGATGCAATATAGTTACCATTTTTTCTCTGAAGATGGACTTGAGAAGATTTGGTGAACCTCTTCTAAATAGTTACATACTTCCTGGAGTTTCTACTTCTACCATATTAAGTTGTTTGTGCTGGAAATAAGAAATATGATATCTGTCTAATTTTCATCTAGAATAAATGTAAACAGAAAGATTTCTAACTggtataaataattaattcggTTCAACAGAAATGGACTCAATATCAGGTGGTGTAGGCAGCAAATCAAAGCCATGCACGAAGTTCTTCAGGTTCAAATCCTTGTCTACTTAATGAACTTTAATTTAGTATGGAATTTAAGTTGTCAAGTGCAACATTTACAATTGCTAATATTTTTGTTGTGACACAAGCTGAATAAATGTAGATTTATGCTGGTCATCCTGTGAGGCTGTTAAATGGTTAAAATGCTGTTGATGTTTAATGATTATGCAAATGTTTGTTAACAATTTTTGTGTAGATTAATATTTCCAGCTACAATGCACTTtggagaaataaaaaatgatttctaataTACCAACAATCTTCTTAAATCTCTACCTAATTTGTACTGTAATGGCCTGTGCCTTACAGTTATACATTTGAAAACAGGTATGTGACCCACTTTCTTTTAATTAGATGGACTATGTCTATAATGATACTAAAAGTTATCTCTTATGGTCTAGTAGGGATACTTGTTAACATTTAATGACTGTCACCCATGATATTCTTCTGATACTCAGTCTGGTAGTGAAGTTAATCTTGAAAACCAGTTTAGAGGGTCTTCTAGTAAGTGAATTATTGGTAAAGCGTTTAAGACACAAAATAATACTCAGTGGCACCTGTGAGGTCCAATTCTGCTTCTTTTGTTTGATGTGCTTCTTCAGTGTACCCTGTTTTCTTTTGTAGTTCTGGGAATAACTTTCTTCATGAGATTTTGCCGTCACTTTGGTGCTCATGAATATAAGGATTTATATGATACTGTCTTTTCacttgtttaaaaaattattaggttTTACTTCTTGGTTGCTTAGTTGTTTAGTTTTCAagcaaaaattatttaaatgattaATGGAAGTTCTTGTCAAGTTTGGCACTTTAACCATGATGCAATTATTGTGTCTGAAGGACAGTTCCTTTTATGGATGCTGTGCCGGTGAATTGTTTCTTGATTTATGTGTTCTGAACAATGTCCTTTCTCTTTTGCATTTTTAGCTGTTAGTATATCTTCTGGTTCTTTTATGCATAATACAGACATTTATTCTGATGAATATTTCTCGTCCCCATTGTGCTGAATGGGCAAAAAGATGGGATTTTGTTGGACAGAAATGCTGGTCTTTCTTTTGATGATAATGATctcatttattcttaattgttcTGTGTTGGTAAgaatacaacaacatactcaatgt
Proteins encoded in this window:
- the LOC125866068 gene encoding uncharacterized protein LOC125866068; this translates as MKASIKFRDEQKPLIRAKVPLSVLNFPFQSGIVAGESKELSLSLGTLFDSGPSFKVAYRPNDSFNPFTFVFKTGIGHFGSPVSSPFTMSAEFNLVGNQNPSFFIHFKPQFGDFCVKKSHSSSALTKSLNSKPNGIDPIQNGFETPVMKTDYFQEKAAFLGSKVGVFPEESAVAGAVENLFSGAVVSARTSLPVRNRAVVNFRWGLRFPKVPAVEDPDTVILGNTNFPSPAGISFRHCPLLVMNKIGIEYIAKDDSKKANNLPRNADLTQACLDVKQQLETIQAENGLLRNALNDLRSDIASKKFNFPTNEFNSRSNRDAENTKAKYSGDRRSNGKSTEGDVNVNEDSKKA